The proteins below are encoded in one region of Methanofollis aquaemaris:
- a CDS encoding ABC transporter ATP-binding protein codes for MIEFEHVSLELGDFALKDVSLSIRRGDHYCILGPSGAGKTVVLEAVAGLHIPREGRVLLRGEDVGDIPPERRGVALVYQDYSLFPHMTVRKNIGFGLRLKKIPGDEIERRVDRLLERFSITHLADRHPLTMSGGEQQRVAIARALATEPDILLLDEPFAALDPVTKETLMDELARVRKETGLTVVQVTHAREEALRLATRIAVIIDGCLVQEDSREGVFDAPRTVEVARFVGMENIVDGIVAENQDGLASVRVGDRTLFALSDVQPGVRVSVAFRAADVVLARPGTDGSTARNHFKGVVTEVIPRGGPLVMVRVNCGFPLVAMITRQSAEESSISAGDEVLVRFKASAALAIPAERPTPP; via the coding sequence GGCCGTCGGGGGCCGGGAAGACCGTGGTCCTTGAGGCGGTCGCCGGCCTTCACATTCCACGGGAGGGACGCGTCCTCCTGCGGGGCGAGGACGTCGGCGACATCCCGCCTGAACGACGGGGAGTGGCGCTGGTCTACCAGGACTACTCGCTCTTTCCCCACATGACGGTCAGGAAGAACATCGGCTTTGGCCTGCGCCTCAAAAAGATTCCCGGAGACGAGATCGAAAGAAGGGTGGACAGACTGCTGGAGCGCTTCTCCATCACCCACCTGGCCGACCGCCACCCCCTTACGATGAGCGGGGGCGAGCAGCAGCGGGTGGCGATCGCAAGGGCACTCGCGACAGAACCAGACATCCTCCTCCTTGACGAACCCTTCGCCGCCCTCGACCCGGTCACAAAAGAGACGTTGATGGACGAGCTCGCGAGGGTGAGGAAGGAGACCGGGCTGACGGTGGTCCAGGTGACGCACGCACGCGAGGAGGCGCTGCGGCTTGCGACGCGGATCGCCGTCATCATCGATGGTTGTCTTGTCCAGGAGGACTCCAGGGAAGGAGTCTTCGACGCCCCGCGTACGGTGGAGGTGGCGCGTTTTGTGGGGATGGAAAATATCGTCGACGGCATCGTGGCCGAAAACCAGGACGGGCTTGCATCGGTCAGGGTCGGAGACCGGACTCTCTTCGCCCTCTCAGATGTCCAACCGGGTGTCAGGGTCTCGGTCGCCTTCAGAGCGGCTGATGTGGTCCTTGCTCGCCCTGGAACAGACGGGAGCACGGCGCGCAACCACTTCAAAGGAGTGGTCACCGAGGTCATCCCAAGAGGTGGTCCCCTGGTCATGGTCAGGGTCAACTGCGGTTTCCCGCTTGTCGCCATGATCACCCGCCAGTCGGCGGAAGAAAGCAGTATCTCGGCTGGCGACGAGGTCCTGGTCAGGTTCAAAGCGAGCGCCGCCCTCGCCATCCCGGCAGAACGACCGACACCCCCTTAA
- a CDS encoding acylphosphatase, with amino-acid sequence MQENENPLSSMTGVHRIEMGVNGRVQGVGYRSFVAGCAARTGVSGYVRNLPDGTVEIVAEGDAADLATFLDAVEAQDEPVISVEGITISLTEPTGEFTGFDARFGDRKEEIFKRSMLALDLMKEVLKTEENLLAEQKKTNKLLEEILKIRQQ; translated from the coding sequence ATGCAGGAGAACGAAAACCCCCTCTCTTCCATGACCGGCGTTCACCGCATTGAGATGGGTGTGAACGGCCGGGTGCAGGGCGTGGGCTACCGGAGTTTTGTGGCAGGATGTGCCGCACGAACCGGCGTATCGGGATATGTCCGAAACCTCCCTGACGGCACTGTCGAGATCGTTGCCGAAGGGGATGCTGCAGACCTCGCCACCTTCCTCGATGCCGTCGAGGCGCAGGACGAACCGGTGATCTCGGTCGAGGGGATCACGATCTCCCTCACAGAACCCACCGGCGAATTTACCGGGTTTGACGCGAGGTTCGGAGACCGGAAAGAAGAGATCTTCAAGCGGAGCATGCTCGCCCTCGACCTGATGAAGGAGGTCCTCAAGACCGAAGAGAACCTGCTGGCTGAGCAGAAGAAGACGAACAAACTGCTCGAAGAGATCCTGAAGATACGACAGCAGTGA
- a CDS encoding SemiSWEET family sugar transporter: protein MDATMLIGFCAGLLTTVSFLPQVIRTLRTRSAHDFSALMLILLFAGLTLWFVYGALRDDAAIVATNGFTAALVAVIGATKMRSG, encoded by the coding sequence ATGGACGCGACCATGCTCATCGGTTTTTGTGCCGGCCTGCTCACCACCGTCTCCTTCCTCCCCCAGGTGATACGGACCCTCCGCACGCGTTCGGCCCATGACTTCTCGGCCCTGATGCTGATCCTCCTCTTCGCCGGCCTCACCCTCTGGTTCGTATACGGTGCCCTGCGGGACGATGCGGCGATCGTCGCCACCAACGGCTTCACCGCCGCCCTGGTCGCCGTGATCGGGGCGACAAAAATGCGTTCAGGATAA
- a CDS encoding TspO/MBR family protein encodes MDRSAWYASLKKPWFTPPARVFGPIWGVLYLLMAVAAVIVIIEDGPDAPAALLAFAVQLVINLLWPSVFWGRRSLFGSFVVILLLWIAVLATIVLFSRVSDLAAALLLPYLIWVSLATLLSGAIWRLNRTQSA; translated from the coding sequence ATGGACCGCTCGGCCTGGTACGCCTCGCTGAAGAAGCCATGGTTCACCCCACCTGCAAGAGTCTTCGGACCGATCTGGGGGGTGCTCTACCTGCTGATGGCGGTTGCGGCGGTCATCGTGATCATCGAAGACGGCCCCGATGCCCCAGCAGCACTCCTGGCATTTGCGGTGCAGCTTGTCATCAACCTCCTCTGGCCCTCCGTCTTCTGGGGGCGCCGCTCCCTCTTCGGAAGTTTCGTGGTGATCCTCCTCCTGTGGATCGCGGTGCTCGCGACGATAGTCCTCTTCTCCCGGGTCTCAGATCTGGCCGCCGCCCTCCTCCTCCCTTACCTCATCTGGGTGAGCCTGGCCACCCTCCTCAGCGGTGCGATCTGGCGACTGAACCGCACTCAGTCAGCGTGA
- a CDS encoding ornithine cyclodeaminase family protein, with product MNFTRFCRTEYRETPYSFRIQKTDHITDLLTGECLRMPAAVSSPTLEALTVKVVSIFPENTKKGIPLIHAGVLLLDPDSSRSLALIEGSSLTALRTGAASGLATDLLARSESRVAAVIGAGGQARTQVAAICSVRPIEEVRIYARQPGHIEDIIREMATRSAREAVRGADIVCTATYSTKPVFPDASLEPGTHINAIGTYTPEMHEVPSETVLRAQVVVDQRDAALAEVGDLCVPIRAGIVGPEIFRAENGEMAAGIVPFERLSDEVTLFKSVGLGVQDTFAAARVYRNAHKMELGTEAVRDST from the coding sequence GTGAATTTCACGCGTTTTTGTCGGACTGAATATCGAGAAACACCATATTCATTCAGGATACAAAAAACAGATCATATAACCGACCTCCTCACAGGCGAGTGCCTCCGTATGCCGGCCGCTGTCTCTTCACCCACCCTTGAAGCCCTCACCGTGAAAGTGGTCTCCATATTTCCCGAGAACACGAAGAAGGGGATCCCACTCATCCATGCCGGAGTCCTGCTCCTCGATCCCGACTCCAGCCGATCCCTCGCTCTCATCGAAGGCAGTTCGCTCACAGCCCTCCGGACCGGTGCCGCATCCGGGTTGGCAACTGACCTCCTCGCCAGGTCGGAAAGCCGGGTCGCGGCGGTCATCGGTGCGGGGGGCCAGGCCCGCACCCAGGTGGCGGCAATCTGCAGCGTCAGACCGATTGAGGAGGTGCGAATTTATGCAAGGCAACCCGGGCACATCGAGGACATTATCAGGGAAATGGCAACCCGTTCAGCCAGAGAGGCGGTCAGAGGGGCAGATATCGTCTGCACCGCGACCTACTCGACGAAACCCGTCTTCCCGGACGCCTCTCTGGAACCCGGAACACACATCAACGCAATTGGGACCTATACACCAGAGATGCATGAGGTTCCGTCCGAGACCGTCCTGCGGGCACAAGTGGTGGTCGACCAGAGGGACGCCGCCCTCGCGGAGGTCGGGGATCTGTGCGTCCCGATCCGAGCAGGAATCGTCGGCCCCGAGATTTTCAGGGCAGAGAACGGCGAGATGGCCGCGGGCATCGTTCCATTCGAAAGGTTATCTGACGAAGTCACACTCTTCAAGTCGGTTGGCCTCGGTGTCCAGGACACTTTTGCCGCCGCAAGAGTGTACCGGAACGCCCATAAGATGGAATTGGGGACAGAAGCCGTCCGGGACTCCACATGA
- a CDS encoding PAS domain-containing protein translates to MEHNLSESQKRLEVLKSHVSRDEDFVTAASILESLPTPFVALSPSGDLIDLNRAAADLFEIDQENAVGQPAEEVFSAGCAHTLRKITQRSTDFCVVSRATLNHAGRDYATRAAPLIHDEIVRGAVIVIDLSTPSAPARNLAPVRAADGAGYWVPIYIPTTGEGPDATFHFR, encoded by the coding sequence ATGGAGCATAACCTGTCAGAGAGCCAGAAGAGGCTGGAGGTTCTGAAATCTCACGTTTCCCGAGACGAAGACTTCGTCACTGCCGCCTCTATCCTCGAGTCCCTTCCTACGCCATTCGTAGCACTCTCGCCATCCGGAGATCTTATCGATCTCAACCGGGCCGCCGCCGACCTCTTCGAGATTGACCAGGAAAATGCTGTCGGCCAGCCTGCAGAGGAGGTCTTTTCAGCCGGCTGCGCCCACACCCTTAGAAAGATCACACAACGTTCCACTGATTTCTGCGTCGTCTCCCGCGCCACCCTGAACCATGCAGGCAGGGACTACGCAACCCGCGCCGCCCCACTCATACACGACGAGATAGTCCGCGGTGCAGTCATTGTCATCGATCTGTCCACACCCTCGGCCCCGGCCAGAAACCTCGCACCGGTCCGCGCAGCCGACGGCGCGGGTTACTGGGTACCGATCTATATCCCGACCACAGGTGAGGGGCCGGACGCCACTTTCCACTTCCGGTGA
- a CDS encoding flavin reductase family protein, with protein sequence MDLPPHKRESVLPLPVVLISTISSDGTLNVAPWGNITPILRPLDEIVLASWLKRDTLDNIRATGEFVVNVPTAGMSREVMICARHYPPEIDEFVEADLIPHPSKTVRPPGIEGCIAWMECTLVEEICREKYVLVIGKVERLEADDRFFTPDGEMDPAVAKPLCMLCGKSGMRFTHPAGDGEYRSYAEMFSWEKGA encoded by the coding sequence ATGGACCTACCACCCCACAAGAGGGAGAGTGTTCTCCCGCTCCCGGTCGTCCTCATCTCGACCATCTCCTCTGACGGCACGCTCAATGTCGCACCCTGGGGAAACATCACTCCGATCCTGCGGCCTCTCGACGAGATCGTCCTTGCATCATGGCTGAAGCGGGACACCCTCGATAACATCAGGGCGACCGGCGAATTCGTCGTCAATGTCCCAACCGCCGGGATGAGTCGCGAAGTGATGATCTGCGCACGCCACTACCCCCCCGAGATCGATGAGTTTGTGGAAGCAGATCTCATACCCCATCCCTCGAAAACCGTGCGTCCCCCGGGCATCGAGGGGTGCATTGCATGGATGGAGTGCACCCTGGTCGAGGAGATCTGCAGGGAAAAATATGTCCTTGTCATCGGGAAGGTGGAACGACTTGAGGCCGACGACCGCTTTTTCACCCCGGACGGAGAGATGGACCCCGCCGTGGCGAAGCCGCTCTGCATGCTCTGCGGGAAGAGCGGGATGCGGTTCACCCACCCGGCCGGAGACGGGGAGTACCGATCATATGCCGAGATGTTCTCCTGGGAGAAAGGTGCGTGA
- a CDS encoding Coenzyme F420 hydrogenase/dehydrogenase, beta subunit C-terminal domain translates to MSAKGDMYYAWSTDADLLAKGECGGAVSSLLKYALESKMVDAVLAVKKGADIYDAVPTLITDPEEIAQAAGSLHCGTLLLSKLFKKYLNGANDMKIAVTVKGCDAMGIYELAKRQQINLDNVVMIGLNCGGTVSPVTARKMIADKFETDPDTVLKEEIDKGQFIIETADGHKGIKIDELEEEGYGRRSNCRRCKMKVPRQADLACGNWGVIGDKAGKATFVEVCSEKGAELLDAATKAGKLATEAPNPKGIEIRGKVENAMLKLGDSWRARDFEALGEGSDRLKKILNETSRCIKCYQCIDNCPICYCVECSTKKPYLVKPGEIPPNFMFHLIRFAHISDSCINCGQCQELCAMDIPNSLFMHALQVDLQEMFGFVPGVDMTLPLLALVEENEERDRLTGTGSDQIFNIFQKE, encoded by the coding sequence ATGTCAGCAAAAGGCGATATGTATTACGCATGGTCGACCGATGCGGACCTCCTTGCAAAGGGCGAGTGCGGCGGTGCCGTTTCCTCGCTCCTCAAGTACGCCCTTGAGAGCAAGATGGTCGACGCGGTCCTTGCCGTGAAGAAGGGTGCGGACATCTACGACGCTGTCCCGACCCTCATCACCGACCCCGAAGAGATTGCGCAGGCTGCGGGCTCCCTCCACTGCGGGACGCTCCTCCTCTCCAAGCTCTTCAAGAAGTACCTCAACGGTGCTAACGACATGAAGATCGCGGTCACCGTCAAGGGCTGCGATGCAATGGGTATCTACGAACTTGCCAAGAGGCAGCAGATCAACCTCGACAATGTCGTGATGATCGGTCTCAACTGTGGTGGTACGGTCAGCCCGGTCACCGCCCGCAAGATGATCGCCGACAAGTTCGAGACCGACCCCGACACCGTCCTCAAGGAGGAGATCGATAAGGGCCAGTTCATCATCGAGACCGCCGACGGCCACAAGGGCATCAAGATCGACGAGCTCGAAGAGGAAGGCTACGGCCGCAGGTCCAACTGCCGCCGGTGCAAGATGAAGGTTCCGCGCCAGGCAGACCTCGCCTGCGGGAACTGGGGTGTCATCGGCGACAAGGCCGGCAAGGCCACCTTCGTCGAAGTCTGCTCCGAGAAGGGTGCAGAGCTCCTCGACGCCGCCACAAAGGCGGGCAAGCTTGCCACCGAGGCACCAAACCCGAAGGGCATCGAGATCCGCGGCAAGGTCGAGAACGCCATGCTCAAGCTCGGCGACTCCTGGCGTGCCAGGGACTTCGAAGCTCTCGGTGAGGGCAGCGACCGTCTGAAGAAGATCCTGAACGAGACTTCCCGGTGTATCAAGTGCTACCAGTGCATCGACAACTGTCCGATCTGCTACTGTGTCGAGTGCTCCACCAAGAAGCCGTACCTGGTCAAGCCCGGTGAGATACCGCCGAACTTCATGTTCCACCTCATCAGGTTCGCCCACATCTCCGACTCCTGCATCAACTGCGGTCAGTGCCAGGAACTCTGTGCCATGGACATCCCGAACTCGCTGTTCATGCACGCGCTCCAGGTCGACCTCCAGGAGATGTTCGGTTTCGTGCCGGGCGTCGACATGACCCTCCCGCTCCTTGCCCTTGTCGAGGAGAACGAAGAGAGGGACAGGCTTACCGGCACCGGCAGCGACCAGATCTTCAACATCTTCCAGAAGGAGTAA
- the fdhF gene encoding formate dehydrogenase subunit alpha — protein MDVKYVRTTCPYCGTGCSFNLVVKDGKVCGVQPYHRSPVNEGKVCPKGTYAWEFVNREDRLTTPLIKKDGEFVEATWDEAYDLIAQKLKSYKPDEIACLSSARTSNEDNYALMKFARGALKTRHIDHCARLCHASTVAGLAASFGSGAMTNSILDIAESRCVFIIGSNTFEQHPLIGRKIAQAKMNGAKIIYADPRLTATGKQADLYMQFRSGSDVAILNCIMGEIIRNGWEDKEWVQNRAKGYEELKAVVLKDDYLPENVEKISGIPAEQLKTAAEWIGTAESSALLYSMGITQHTVGVDNVKSTANLQMLTGNIGKRGGGVNALRGQNNVQGACDMGALPVVFTAYQKVIDPAVHKKFADGWGFPDGICESKNGYEVTVMMDVLTDNPGELKAMYIMGENPMLSDPDITHVEHALKSLDFMVVQDIFMTETAALADVVLPATCYAEKDGTQTSTERRVQMWHKAQEAPGQAKLDWQIIAELAAKMGYADQFPWQTSEEVFNEMRSLTPSYGGMTYERLEKPEALHWPCPTEEHPGTPILHIGKCSHPDGMGVMHPIEWKPPAEVPDEEYPLVLTTGRCIWHWHTGSMTRRSEHLDAEVPTGWIELNPEDAKALGIVDGEMVKATSRRGTINVPAKVTKDIMKGVTFMPFHFAECAANVLTNNVLDPIAKIPEFKACAVKVEKIQEA, from the coding sequence ATGGACGTAAAGTATGTTCGAACGACCTGCCCGTACTGCGGTACAGGGTGTTCCTTCAACCTCGTTGTCAAGGACGGAAAGGTTTGCGGCGTCCAGCCGTACCACCGCTCTCCGGTCAACGAGGGTAAGGTCTGCCCCAAGGGCACCTATGCATGGGAATTTGTGAACCGTGAGGACCGCCTCACCACGCCGCTCATCAAGAAGGACGGCGAGTTTGTCGAGGCGACCTGGGACGAGGCCTATGACCTCATCGCCCAGAAGCTCAAGTCCTACAAGCCCGACGAAATTGCCTGCCTCTCATCGGCCCGTACCTCCAACGAGGACAACTACGCTCTGATGAAGTTCGCCCGCGGCGCTCTCAAGACCCGTCACATCGACCACTGCGCCCGTCTCTGCCACGCTTCGACCGTCGCAGGGCTTGCCGCCTCCTTCGGCTCCGGCGCGATGACCAACTCGATTCTCGACATTGCCGAGTCCAGGTGTGTCTTTATCATCGGGTCCAACACCTTTGAGCAGCACCCGCTCATCGGCCGCAAGATCGCCCAGGCCAAGATGAACGGCGCGAAGATCATCTACGCCGACCCGCGTCTCACCGCCACCGGCAAGCAGGCTGACCTGTACATGCAGTTCCGCTCTGGCTCCGATGTCGCCATCCTGAACTGTATCATGGGTGAGATCATCCGCAATGGCTGGGAAGACAAGGAATGGGTACAGAACCGTGCAAAGGGCTATGAAGAGCTGAAAGCTGTCGTTCTGAAGGACGACTACCTGCCCGAGAATGTCGAGAAGATCTCCGGCATCCCGGCAGAGCAGCTCAAGACCGCTGCAGAGTGGATCGGGACCGCCGAGTCGTCTGCCCTTCTCTACTCAATGGGTATCACCCAGCACACCGTCGGTGTCGACAATGTGAAGTCCACCGCAAACCTCCAGATGCTCACCGGCAACATCGGGAAGCGCGGAGGCGGTGTGAACGCACTCCGTGGTCAGAACAACGTGCAGGGCGCCTGCGACATGGGTGCGCTGCCGGTCGTCTTCACCGCCTACCAGAAGGTCATCGACCCGGCCGTCCACAAGAAGTTCGCCGACGGATGGGGCTTCCCCGACGGCATCTGCGAGTCGAAGAACGGCTACGAAGTCACCGTCATGATGGACGTCCTCACCGACAACCCTGGCGAGCTCAAGGCGATGTACATCATGGGCGAGAACCCGATGCTCTCTGACCCTGACATCACCCACGTCGAGCACGCTCTTAAGAGCCTCGACTTCATGGTCGTGCAGGATATCTTCATGACCGAGACCGCTGCTCTCGCCGACGTCGTGCTCCCGGCCACCTGCTATGCAGAGAAGGACGGCACGCAGACCTCCACCGAGCGCCGTGTCCAGATGTGGCACAAGGCTCAGGAGGCACCCGGCCAGGCCAAACTCGACTGGCAGATCATCGCCGAACTCGCTGCGAAGATGGGTTATGCCGACCAGTTCCCCTGGCAGACGTCAGAGGAAGTCTTCAACGAGATGCGCTCACTCACCCCGTCCTATGGAGGGATGACCTACGAGCGGCTCGAGAAGCCCGAGGCCCTTCACTGGCCATGCCCCACCGAGGAACACCCCGGCACCCCGATCCTCCACATCGGCAAGTGCTCCCACCCTGATGGCATGGGTGTCATGCACCCCATCGAGTGGAAGCCGCCTGCAGAGGTTCCGGACGAGGAGTATCCGCTTGTCCTCACCACTGGCAGGTGCATCTGGCACTGGCACACCGGCTCCATGACCCGCCGCTCCGAGCACCTCGACGCCGAGGTTCCGACCGGCTGGATCGAGCTCAACCCCGAGGACGCCAAGGCCCTTGGTATCGTCGATGGCGAGATGGTCAAGGCGACCTCACGCCGCGGTACTATCAACGTGCCCGCGAAGGTCACGAAGGACATTATGAAGGGTGTCACCTTCATGCCGTTCCACTTTGCCGAGTGCGCAGCAAACGTTCTCACCAACAACGTCCTCGACCCGATCGCGAAGATCCCGGAGTTCAAGGCATGTGCGGTGAAGGTTGAAAAGATCCAGGAGGCCTGA
- a CDS encoding hydantoinase/oxoprolinase family protein yields MIGIDVGGANLKVVDRTGAHIHYCPLWTEAPLADLLAPYAKDGENAAVVMSGELADSFSSKNEGIRFIVEAVQESFPDALFYGTDGAFHDGPVSELAAANWLASADYLRGRYPETVLLDVGSTTADIVPLNRFDDLRGLTDLLRLQQGYLVYTGMLRTNVATLVRAVEVGGIFTPVSTEYFACSGDAHLVLGQIAPEDYTAATPDGGPVTVEAAMRRLARVVCADLKEIGEEAVQGIATQCWTAQAGMIVRAVSTCMGTSGCNAVICGGIGSSLFAGMLSGVDLNRELRGLADALPAYAVLEVAGRDGIR; encoded by the coding sequence ATGATCGGCATCGATGTCGGCGGGGCGAACCTGAAGGTGGTGGACCGGACCGGTGCCCACATCCATTACTGCCCCCTCTGGACCGAGGCCCCGCTCGCCGACCTGCTCGCTCCCTATGCGAAGGACGGGGAGAACGCCGCCGTCGTGATGAGCGGCGAGCTTGCCGACAGTTTCTCCTCCAAAAATGAAGGGATCCGGTTTATCGTAGAGGCCGTGCAGGAGTCCTTCCCTGACGCCCTCTTCTACGGGACCGACGGGGCCTTCCACGATGGTCCGGTATCGGAGCTTGCCGCCGCCAACTGGCTGGCTTCTGCGGATTATCTCCGGGGACGCTACCCAGAGACTGTCCTCCTGGATGTCGGGAGCACCACGGCGGACATCGTCCCGCTCAACCGCTTCGATGACCTCCGTGGCCTCACCGACCTCCTCCGCCTCCAGCAGGGCTACCTGGTCTACACCGGCATGCTCAGGACAAACGTAGCCACCCTGGTAAGGGCCGTCGAGGTGGGGGGAATCTTCACCCCGGTCTCGACCGAGTACTTTGCGTGCAGCGGCGACGCCCACCTGGTCCTCGGTCAGATCGCTCCTGAAGACTACACCGCCGCCACCCCTGATGGCGGCCCGGTCACGGTGGAGGCGGCGATGCGCCGACTCGCCAGGGTCGTCTGCGCCGACCTCAAGGAGATCGGCGAAGAGGCGGTTCAGGGGATCGCCACCCAGTGCTGGACGGCTCAGGCCGGGATGATCGTCAGAGCGGTCAGCACCTGTATGGGAACAAGTGGGTGCAATGCAGTCATCTGCGGAGGGATCGGATCGTCGCTCTTTGCAGGGATGCTCTCCGGCGTTGACCTGAACCGCGAACTCAGGGGTCTGGCCGACGCCCTGCCTGCGTACGCCGTCCTGGAGGTGGCGGGACGCGACGGTATACGCTGA
- a CDS encoding ATP-grasp domain-containing protein translates to MRAFLAEYTVFHDPDLAVEGRAMLKILSESFARCGYEVVCPRGGDLMAEIEDMAPDCDVGLVIAPDRLLAPLTKKLEDCTHNIGCGSMNVALCANKKRSLQVLAAHGIPVPAEKTDGLKVVKPIRGCDTYNTRLTEAAPGPDEIGQEYIEGEPLSVSLIGSRIVGEACLYFSGAGPLVLSLNRQKITLGEDGYFAYHGGETPVDHPMKDEIVRTAVQAAMVLGCQGYVGVDLVVGDRPYVLEVNPRMTTSMVGIAACMEEEIADLLVDASCGKVPADGVHLKGRVEFDREGRVMLL, encoded by the coding sequence ATGAGGGCATTTCTTGCTGAATATACCGTCTTCCATGACCCCGACCTTGCGGTGGAAGGGCGGGCCATGCTGAAGATCCTCTCCGAGAGTTTTGCACGCTGCGGCTACGAGGTGGTCTGTCCCCGCGGCGGCGACCTGATGGCCGAGATCGAGGATATGGCCCCTGACTGCGATGTCGGGCTGGTCATCGCCCCCGACCGCCTCCTCGCCCCTCTCACCAAGAAACTTGAGGACTGCACGCATAACATCGGGTGTGGATCGATGAATGTCGCTCTCTGTGCCAACAAGAAGCGGTCTCTCCAGGTGCTTGCCGCGCACGGCATCCCGGTACCCGCGGAGAAGACCGATGGGCTCAAGGTGGTCAAGCCAATCCGTGGGTGCGACACCTACAACACCAGACTCACTGAGGCGGCGCCAGGCCCCGACGAGATCGGGCAGGAATATATCGAGGGCGAACCCCTCTCGGTCAGCCTTATCGGGAGCCGGATCGTCGGCGAGGCCTGTCTCTACTTCTCGGGGGCAGGGCCGCTCGTCCTCTCTCTCAACCGGCAGAAGATCACCCTCGGCGAGGACGGGTACTTTGCTTATCATGGCGGCGAGACCCCGGTCGACCACCCGATGAAGGATGAGATCGTCAGGACCGCGGTGCAGGCGGCGATGGTGCTCGGGTGCCAGGGATATGTGGGCGTCGACCTGGTCGTCGGCGACCGCCCCTATGTGCTGGAGGTGAACCCCAGGATGACGACGAGCATGGTCGGGATCGCCGCCTGCATGGAAGAAGAGATCGCCGACCTCCTCGTCGACGCCTCCTGCGGGAAGGTGCCGGCCGACGGCGTGCATCTCAAAGGAAGAGTTGAGTTCGACCGCGAAGGCCGGGTGATGCTCCTATGA
- the surE gene encoding 5'/3'-nucleotidase SurE has translation MDRKILLTNDDGVYSNGIWAAYEALSEIADVTVVAPATQQSAVGRSISIFEPIRATKISVNGVPAYAVGGKPTDAVIIGLFALDLKPDLVVSGVNIGENLSYESIMTSGTVGAALEAANHGTPSVAFSLQVWDQGDKFDDPRHVGSNFEETKTVVRDVCERIFARGFPAKTDVVNVNIPSEVRGDYEVTHLARKLFHTGVERRLDPRGRPYFWINGPLVEDAEEGTDVHAIRKGNISVTPITLDCTAAGADAGMHDLLR, from the coding sequence ATGGACCGAAAGATTCTTCTCACCAATGACGACGGCGTGTACTCCAACGGGATCTGGGCGGCGTACGAGGCGCTCTCAGAGATCGCTGATGTAACCGTCGTTGCACCTGCCACCCAGCAGAGTGCGGTCGGACGCTCGATCTCGATCTTCGAGCCGATCCGTGCGACGAAGATCTCAGTCAACGGGGTGCCGGCCTATGCTGTCGGCGGCAAACCGACCGACGCGGTGATCATCGGGCTCTTCGCCCTGGATCTCAAACCTGACCTCGTGGTGAGCGGGGTCAACATCGGCGAGAACCTCAGTTACGAATCGATCATGACCTCGGGCACGGTGGGAGCGGCGCTGGAGGCGGCGAACCACGGGACACCCTCGGTCGCCTTCTCCCTCCAGGTCTGGGACCAGGGCGACAAGTTCGACGACCCGCGCCATGTCGGGAGCAATTTTGAGGAGACGAAGACGGTGGTGCGGGACGTCTGCGAACGGATCTTTGCACGCGGGTTCCCGGCAAAGACTGATGTCGTCAATGTGAACATCCCCTCGGAGGTGCGCGGCGATTACGAGGTCACCCACCTGGCGCGCAAGCTCTTCCACACCGGCGTGGAGCGGCGCCTCGACCCGCGCGGGAGGCCATATTTCTGGATCAACGGTCCACTGGTCGAGGACGCAGAGGAAGGGACCGACGTCCATGCGATCAGAAAAGGAAATATCTCGGTCACGCCGATCACCCTCGACTGCACGGCGGCCGGGGCCGACGCCGGCATGCATGATCTCCTGAGATAG